The DNA region GGTGAACTCGTCGATGTTGGCTCGTGTTCCGGGGCCGGCAGACTTGCTGCTGATGGATGCCACGATCTCGGCATAATGCACCTTGGCGATCCGGGAAACGGCTGCCACCACCGGAATGGTCGCCTGGCCGCCACAGGTCACCATGTTGACGTTGGGCCGATCGAGCTGGGCCGCCAGATTCACAACAGGTACGCAATACGGCCCGATGGCCGCCGGCGTCAGATCGATGCAGCGGATGCCGGGTTTGATGCCGCGCAGGAAGGCGTCATTTCTGACGTGGGCACTGGCCGAGGTGGCGTCGAACACAATGTGGATGTCGTCGAAACCGGGCAGGCGAGCCAGACCCTCGACGCCATCGTGGGTCGTCGCCACGCCAAGGCGCTGGGCGCGGGCGAGGCCGTCGGAGGCCGCGTCAATGCCAACCATTGCGGCTATTTCGACATGTCTACCGTGGCGCAGCAGCTTGATCATCAGGTCGGTGCCGATATTGCCGCTGCCGATGACGGCGGCTTTGATTTTCCTGTTCATCGCGTTCCCCTCAAACCATCTGGCACGAAACGGTGCCAAGCTTGCCCATGCGTGCGCTGATATGGTCGCCTGCCTGGATATTCACCATGGGGCCGAGTGCGCCGGACAGGATCAGCTCGCCGGCACGCAGCCCTTCACCCCGCTCGACCATGGTTCGGGCCAGCCAGTAAGCGGCGCGTAGCGGATGGCCAAGGCAGGCCGCGCCGGAGCCAAGCGATTCGAGTTCGCCATTTTTGTAGAGCTCGAGTTCGAGCCCACTGTAGGAGAGTTCGCCGACGGCGACGGGCTGATTGCCCAGCACGTAGAGGCCGCACGATGCGTTGTCCGCAACCGTGTCGAACAGTGTGAGCTTCCAGGCGGCAATGGCGCTGTCGACGATCTCGAGCGCCGGCAGGGCGCACGCCAATGCGGCCACGAATTCGCCATAGCTGGGGGCGGCGTCTGTCAGATCGCGCCCAACGACGAAGGCGACTTCCGCTTCGATCTTCGGCTGCATCAGCCGTGACATGGGCACTGCACTGCCATCCAGATATTCCATATCGTCGAAGAGCATGCCGAAGTCTGGTTGATCGACGCCGAGTTGCAGCTGTACCGGCCTGGAGGTGAGGCCGACTTTCTTGCCGACGACGCGAGCGCCTGCTGCAATTCGGGCCGCGGTGTTGGAAGCGGCGATGGCATAGGCGTCGTCAAGCGTGTGGATGCCGTAGCTTGCCGACACTTGTTCAATGGGGGTCAAGTCATGACGTGCCTGGCGCAGGGCGGCTGCCGCCAGGCTGAGTGGGGACGACATGGAATACTCCTGTGTTGGTGTGTTGGTCAGTCGTGGGTGTGGGGCGTTACTGGCGGGCCGTGCCGGCCGCATCCCCCGTCCGGTGGCTGCGGCTCGTGTCGTGGCATGGCGGCCACGCTGGCCGCTCCCATCTGCCTGCGCAGAGCGCTGATCGCATCGTTCAGGTCCCGGCTGGCGACCAGTGCAAAGGTGAAGCGGTCTGGCCGTAGTACCGCGACCGCATCGCGGCGGAAGCCTGCGCTGGCAAACCACCCGATCATCTCGCCACTCACGTCCTCGATTTCGTTGAGCCCGGATGGCGTGGCGTGCTGTACGCCATGGAGGCCCTGAGGGCGCTGCCCATAGGGGTAAATTTCGGCAAAGCAGGTTCGGACACTGGCGAGCCAATCAAGGTTGTCGGCCGTGAGCGTGGCCCTTGGGTCCACGCCAAGGCCGATCAGAGAGAAGCCCGGGCCCAATACCTCGTCGAGGAGGCGTCGATGTCCGTTGATCAGGCGAACGTCCGGTTGCGGGGCCAGGCCCCCTTCCGGCCCGCGGCGTTTCCTGCGTGGCAAACCCAGGTAACGCCCCTTGGTGTAGACCGGGCGCGGCTTGAAACCGCCCTCCTGGAACCAGCGGCAAAGCATGGGGGTAGCCAGTATGGCCCTGATGGCGAAATCGCGTAGAAGGGTGGCAATCGGGTGCGTCATGGATACGACGCCCTTAAGCCGCACGGAGACGTCAATCATCGCCTTGGCGTGGTCGTGGCGTTCTCTCCCATAGCTGTCGAGCAGCACGTCCCCTGCCTGGCCGTTGAGCACACTACTGAGCTTCCAGCCAAGATTGAAGGCATCCCGGATGCCGGCGCTGGCACCTTGTCCCATGAACTGTGGCGTCATGTGGGCAGCATCACCGGCCAGTAATACCCGGCGATCGCGCCACCGTTCCACGATCAACGCGTTGAAGGTGTAGACCAGCTTGCGTTTGACCTCGAACTTGTCCGGATCGATGAAGCGCGACAGGTGTTGACGCACCGTGTCTGCTTGCTCCATGTACTCCTTGGTCTGCCCCGGTTGCAGCATGAACTCGAAGCGATGAAAGCGGTCGGGCTGGATACAGCTGACCACGGGGAGTTCGGGGTCGACCACGAAATTGAAGTAGGGCAGGTGGCGCAGCGCATCCTCCCCCTCCTTTTGCTGCAAATCCACCACCAGCCACGGTTCGGGGAAGCTCTTGCCATTCATCCTGATGCCGAGCTTTTCGCGCACGAGGCTGCGGCCGCCGTCGGCGCCAACGAAATATTTCGCGTGCAGCCGTTGCAGGTCCTTATCGCCCTGACGCTGATGCCTGGCGTCGCCGCTGTCGCTGAAACGGTATTGCTGGGTGATCTGATGGGTTACCGTGACACCGTTGTCATCCTGATCGAAATCGATAACTTCACGACCCCTGATGACTTGCACATTTGGATAACGCGACAGCAATTCTGTCAGCGTGGTTTCCAGATAAGGCTGATAGAAGAAATTGACGACCGGCCAGCCGAACGGCCGTTTCATCGGGAAATACTGCGCCATGACCGAGCCGTCTCGTCGTACGAATTGCACCGGTGCATCCTGCAGCATTTTCTCGCGCACTTCCTCGGCACAGTTGATGTGCTGGAACACACGCATACACTCGTCGTCGGTATAGACGGCCCGTGCATTGCCGTAATACACCGGTTCGCGCTCGATCACCACCACGCGGTGACCACGCATCCCTAGCATGTGGGCCAGGATGAGGCCGGTCGGGCCCAGGCCTGCGATGGCGACGTCGACGATGGTCTGGCCAGGGAAAGCAATGTTGTCCATGAACGTATTTCTTTCGTGATCAGAGCGGCGAGAATTCCGGATGGAGAAGAGATTTCATTCCCCGCCGGAAATTGCCCGCATTGGTGGTGATGAAGTTGCCCAGCGTGGCGTTGCGCGGTTTGTGGCCCCACAGGCTGATGCCGTAATAGTCGGCCGGTTTCCAGGTGGCTTCGCTCACGGTGAGGGCGTTCCAGCCCAGTTCGAGTTCGAAGCCCGATGGCGTGACGACGTAAAAGGACACCTCCTTGTCGTTCGGATGCTGGCCAATCTCGTGTGCCATCCCGAAGCCGAGATCGATGAGCCGACGGTAGGCCGCGCTCAGGTCTTCCATCGTGTTCACCAGCAGGTTCATGTGCTGGATCCGGGTCCGGATGGGGTCCATGCGTAGCCCGCGCGTCGCCGCGATGGCGATGGAATGGTGGCGCTCGTTGAGGCGGAGGAAGGTGATGTCCAGGGTGAGGCAGGCGATTGACTCTTCGATGGCGTCGCTGATGCGTGCATCGAACAGCTCCAGCCAGAAGCGCCGCATTTTCTCCGGCTGCCGGCTGGTGATCGCGACGTGGCCCATGCCGCTGTCGCCGGTGATGAAACCGCTGGGCAGCATCCACAGTGGCTCGTCCGTCGTCAGCGGCTCGGTGAAAAATTCCACTCCCAGCTTTTTCGGGCCATTGAGGTGCCAGTACTGCCGCACACCGCGTAGCGCGGCATCAGGGGGATTGCCTGGATTGAACGGGATATCGCGTTCGCAAAGGCGGGCCTTCACCTCGTCGAGCGCCGTCGTGTCCAGCAGGTGCAAGCCGAGGGCGACCACATCTTCGGCTGGGCCGAGGCGGATGATCAGCCGCCGCTGATGGCCATCCATGCGAAATGCCAGCAGATCGTCGCTTTCGCTTGCCAGGTGAAGCCCGACCCCATTCTGCAAGAAGCGCCGCCAGTCCGACAGGCGCTCCGACTCGATCAGCACGTAGCCCACCTGGGCCTTGCCAAACAGCCCGGAGACATTTTCTCGTTTCATTTATTGCTCCTCGTTCACGGCCAGCCTGGTTGCCGCCGGTCGACCGGTGCTGGCGGCGTGCAGGGCTGCATCCAGATATTCGGGGGTATTGCGCAGCAAAAATGCCTGGCTTACCGCGTTGAACTCATCGGCCCGTTCCCATTGCACCCAGTGACCGGTCTTGCTGAAGAGGTAGAGATCACAGTTGGCCATTGTCTGCTGCAGCGTGCGGCCACCACTCGGGCGGTTGACCTTGTCTTCGGTACCCCACAGCACCAGTGTTGGCACGCGGCACTTCTTCAGCCGCTTGTCGTGGGTGAAATCCATGCGAAATGCGCCTTTCACGCTGTTGGGCCGACGCAGGGGAGGGCTCGCCACCACCGCCGGATCGATGCTGGCCTGGAAACGTTCCTCGATCATCGAATCGGGCACCTGGCTGCCGTCATGGACGAGGTCTTCCCGGATGAAGCTGCGCAGTTTTTTCAGGGAGGGGCCGGCACCGCCGTAGTAGTTGAGGAGTGTGTTGAGGCCCGCGGTTGGCAACGCGCGAGTCGTGTTGATGCCACCAGGCCCCATGAGCACGAGTGCGGAGACCCGCGATGGCAGATCCAGGGCGGTTCGCAATGCGCAGGCACCACCGAGCGAGTTTCCGATCATGTGCGCGCGCTCGATTCTGAGTGCGTCCATCAGCCCCAGAATGCCCGCGGACAGATCACCGAACGGGTCACTTCGATCTACCCCCTTGGTCGAGCCGCCATAGCCGGGCATATCGGGAACGAGCACGCGGAAGTGGCGCGCCAGCGCGTCAATATTCCTCGAATAGTTGGAAAGCCCTGAGGCACCGGGGCCCCCGCCGTGGAGCAGGATCACCGGGTATCCGCTTCCTGCTTCGCTCAACTGAATCACGCGCCGGCCGATGTTGACCAAACGCGTTGTAACTTTTGATTTTTCATTGACCTGAATCATGGCGTGCTCGTCGAAGTGGGTGACAAGGCCGCAATGTATTCTTGAAATGACTAAATAGTCAAGATGACGATAAAGTCATTTTATCAGTTGGGCGAAAGAACTTGCGGAGAAGGCATTGCACCTTCCCGCCAACGGGCGCTCAGGGCCGATGTGCGAGTGGCACCGAGCCATGCTCAACCGTGCACTCAGGCTTGGGGCAGGACGCGTGCAGGAGGGCGGGGCGACAAGGGCTGGACGAAAACTCATCCGCCCGCATCCGATCATGGCTCTGACCGGGTAAGGGGTAAGGCTTGTGCCTTGGGGGATATCGGGTGGCCGTTCAGTGCCGGCAGGCCGGGCCGGTGATCGACCCGGCGGCTCGCCTCCGGCTGCCGACGTGCTTCAAGCTCAACCCTGAGCAAGGGGCTGCAACCGGTTTATACTGCGCCACTGCCCCGGAAGTGGCCGCGCCAGGCGGTGAGAAACCGGTGCCGGGTTGTGGCTGCGACCTGGAAGTGACTCGGCGCCGCCAGGCGATTTGCAAACGATGGACCATGACGTAATGAACGCAGAACAGACTGAGCCGATCGACTCACAAAACCACCGGACCCGCGTTGGCATCGAGCGGCGCCAGAAGATGCGAACGCGCCTGATCGAGAGTGCCTTCGTCGTGTTTTCCCGAATGGGGGTCGATGTTTCGGTGATCGATGATGTGATCGCCGAGGCGGGCGTATCGCGGGGGACGTTCTACAACTATTTCCGCACCAACACCGAATTGATGGCTGCGGTGGGTGAAACGTTGTCGGACGAGCTCGTGGGGCTGATCGAAGAAACCGTGGGCGGACTCGACGACCCTGTCGAGATACTGGCAACCGGTCTGCGCCTCTTCCTCCGCACGGCCAGCGCGTACCCGCACTTTGCCGACTTCATCTGGCGTGCAGGTTTCAATCTCGATGCCGCGGGCAGCCTGATCCGCACCTATCTGCCGCGCCACATTGCAGCAAGCATGGAACGGGGCAGCTTACAGGTGGCGGATGTCTTCACCGCACTCGAGGTAATGATGGGGATCATGCTGGCGGCCATTTTCGGCATCTCGATGCGCGCACCAGCAGACGATTATCCTGAGCGGATTGTTCAACACATTCTGCAGGCCCTGGGCGTGCAGCGGCAGGAAGCCCTCCGTCTGACGGCGTTGCCGTTGCCGTTGCCGGCCATCTCCCTGCCTGCCGATTCGCTTATCGCCCGCTCACACCAAGGCAAGGCTGCAAGCTGAGGGCGACAGGCTGACGTCGCCTATCCCTGCCCATACAGCGCTTTCGCCAGCTCCCCGAGCATTGCCATGCCTTTCTGGTGGGCCTCTCCCCACGGCGAGCCGTAATTGAGCCGGATGCAATGGCGGAACTGCCGGCTCGGCGAGAAGATCGGCCCCGGTGCAATGCTGATGCCGAGCGCGGCCGCCTGCCGGTGCAGGGCGAGTGTATCGAAGCCCTCGGCAAACTCCACCCACAGGAAATAGCCGCCAGCAGGCCGCGATACGCGGATATCGGCCGGAAAGTGGCGTGCCAGCGCGTCGTTCATGCACTGCAGCTGGCCTTCGAGCGCGTGGCGCAGCTTGCGCAGATGCTTGTCGTAGCCGCCGGTGTGCAGGTAGTCGGCCAGCGCCACCTGTGCCGGCACGCTGGCCGACAGCGTGGTCATCAGCTTCAGTTGCTCGATCTGCCTGCCGAAGCGCCCCGGTGCGACCCAGCCGATACGGTAGCCCGGCGCCAGCGTCTTGGAGAAGGAGCTGCAGTGCATCACCAGCCCCTTCCGGTCGAAGGCCTTGGCGGGCAGCGGGTAACGCTGGCCGAAGTACAGCTCGCCGTACACATCGTCTTCGATCAGCGGGATGTCGCGCTTGGCCAGCAGCTCGACCAGCGCTTTCTTCCTGCCTTCCTCCATCGTCGTGCCCATCGGATTCTGGAAGGTGGTCATGAACCAGCAGGCCTTGACCGGGTGCCGCTCGATCGCGGTGGCCAACGCTGCCAGGTCGATCCCTTCCTTCGGGTGCACGGGGATCTCGATCGCCTTCATGTGGAGCCGCTCCAGCGCTTGCGAGGCGGCATAGAAGCCGGGGGACTCGATGGCGATCAGGTCGCTCGGCCTCGCGATGGCGGCAAGGCACAGGTTCAGCGCCTCCAGCGCGCCGCTGGTGACGATGATGTGCTCCGGCGGTTGCGGCAAGCCCATGCCGAGATAGCGCAGCGCGATCTGCTGGCGCAGGGCCATGTTGCCGGGCGGCAGGCTCGCCACCGTGTCCCATGGGTCGATGAAGCGGGCGGCCGAGGCGAGCGAGCGCGCCAGCCGGGGCAGCGGAAACAGCCGCGGCGACGGAAAGGCCGAGCCGAGCGGCAGCATGTTGCGGTCCTGCACCGCGCCGAGCACCGAAAACACCAGTTCGTTGACGTCGACCGAGTCCGAAATCAGCGGTGCCGTGCCGCTTGCCGGCTCGGGCGGGTGCGCCAAGCCGGTGCTGGCGACGTAATAGCCCGAGCGCTCGCGAGCGCGCACCAGCCCGCGTTCTTCTAGGCGGTAATAGGCCTGAAACGCCGTGGCCGGGCTGACGCCGTATTGCGCGATGACCTTGCGGATCGACGGCAGGCGGCTGCCGGGGGCGAGCTGTCCGCTGCGGATGTCGGCCGCGAGGAGTTCGGCCACTTCTTCATAGCGCTTCACGGCCATCCAATCTGATACGCAATAATTTCATTTTGCTGATTCTGTTACCGATCGGGCGCCAAGTCCACACTGGCGGCATCACTCGTTTGCCATGGTTAGCCTCATGTATCGATACGACCAATACGACCTGACGCTGCTGGAGCAGCGTACCGCGCAGTTTCGCGACCAGGTGGTGCGCCGCCTGTCCGGCGCGCTGTCGGAGGAGGAATTCCTGCCGCTGC from Chitinivorax sp. PXF-14 includes:
- a CDS encoding alpha/beta fold hydrolase, yielding MIQVNEKSKVTTRLVNIGRRVIQLSEAGSGYPVILLHGGGPGASGLSNYSRNIDALARHFRVLVPDMPGYGGSTKGVDRSDPFGDLSAGILGLMDALRIERAHMIGNSLGGACALRTALDLPSRVSALVLMGPGGINTTRALPTAGLNTLLNYYGGAGPSLKKLRSFIREDLVHDGSQVPDSMIEERFQASIDPAVVASPPLRRPNSVKGAFRMDFTHDKRLKKCRVPTLVLWGTEDKVNRPSGGRTLQQTMANCDLYLFSKTGHWVQWERADEFNAVSQAFLLRNTPEYLDAALHAASTGRPAATRLAVNEEQ
- a CDS encoding bifunctional 3-(3-hydroxy-phenyl)propionate/3-hydroxycinnamic acid hydroxylase, coding for MDNIAFPGQTIVDVAIAGLGPTGLILAHMLGMRGHRVVVIEREPVYYGNARAVYTDDECMRVFQHINCAEEVREKMLQDAPVQFVRRDGSVMAQYFPMKRPFGWPVVNFFYQPYLETTLTELLSRYPNVQVIRGREVIDFDQDDNGVTVTHQITQQYRFSDSGDARHQRQGDKDLQRLHAKYFVGADGGRSLVREKLGIRMNGKSFPEPWLVVDLQQKEGEDALRHLPYFNFVVDPELPVVSCIQPDRFHRFEFMLQPGQTKEYMEQADTVRQHLSRFIDPDKFEVKRKLVYTFNALIVERWRDRRVLLAGDAAHMTPQFMGQGASAGIRDAFNLGWKLSSVLNGQAGDVLLDSYGRERHDHAKAMIDVSVRLKGVVSMTHPIATLLRDFAIRAILATPMLCRWFQEGGFKPRPVYTKGRYLGLPRRKRRGPEGGLAPQPDVRLINGHRRLLDEVLGPGFSLIGLGVDPRATLTADNLDWLASVRTCFAEIYPYGQRPQGLHGVQHATPSGLNEIEDVSGEMIGWFASAGFRRDAVAVLRPDRFTFALVASRDLNDAISALRRQMGAASVAAMPRHEPQPPDGGCGRHGPPVTPHTHD
- a CDS encoding TetR/AcrR family transcriptional regulator — its product is MNAEQTEPIDSQNHRTRVGIERRQKMRTRLIESAFVVFSRMGVDVSVIDDVIAEAGVSRGTFYNYFRTNTELMAAVGETLSDELVGLIEETVGGLDDPVEILATGLRLFLRTASAYPHFADFIWRAGFNLDAAGSLIRTYLPRHIAASMERGSLQVADVFTALEVMMGIMLAAIFGISMRAPADDYPERIVQHILQALGVQRQEALRLTALPLPLPAISLPADSLIARSHQGKAAS
- a CDS encoding VOC family protein; translation: MKRENVSGLFGKAQVGYVLIESERLSDWRRFLQNGVGLHLASESDDLLAFRMDGHQRRLIIRLGPAEDVVALGLHLLDTTALDEVKARLCERDIPFNPGNPPDAALRGVRQYWHLNGPKKLGVEFFTEPLTTDEPLWMLPSGFITGDSGMGHVAITSRQPEKMRRFWLELFDARISDAIEESIACLTLDITFLRLNERHHSIAIAATRGLRMDPIRTRIQHMNLLVNTMEDLSAAYRRLIDLGFGMAHEIGQHPNDKEVSFYVVTPSGFELELGWNALTVSEATWKPADYYGISLWGHKPRNATLGNFITTNAGNFRRGMKSLLHPEFSPL
- a CDS encoding 2-keto-4-pentenoate hydratase; translated protein: MSSPLSLAAAALRQARHDLTPIEQVSASYGIHTLDDAYAIAASNTAARIAAGARVVGKKVGLTSRPVQLQLGVDQPDFGMLFDDMEYLDGSAVPMSRLMQPKIEAEVAFVVGRDLTDAAPSYGEFVAALACALPALEIVDSAIAAWKLTLFDTVADNASCGLYVLGNQPVAVGELSYSGLELELYKNGELESLGSGAACLGHPLRAAYWLARTMVERGEGLRAGELILSGALGPMVNIQAGDHISARMGKLGTVSCQMV
- a CDS encoding PLP-dependent aminotransferase family protein, yielding MKRYEEVAELLAADIRSGQLAPGSRLPSIRKVIAQYGVSPATAFQAYYRLEERGLVRARERSGYYVASTGLAHPPEPASGTAPLISDSVDVNELVFSVLGAVQDRNMLPLGSAFPSPRLFPLPRLARSLASAARFIDPWDTVASLPPGNMALRQQIALRYLGMGLPQPPEHIIVTSGALEALNLCLAAIARPSDLIAIESPGFYAASQALERLHMKAIEIPVHPKEGIDLAALATAIERHPVKACWFMTTFQNPMGTTMEEGRKKALVELLAKRDIPLIEDDVYGELYFGQRYPLPAKAFDRKGLVMHCSSFSKTLAPGYRIGWVAPGRFGRQIEQLKLMTTLSASVPAQVALADYLHTGGYDKHLRKLRHALEGQLQCMNDALARHFPADIRVSRPAGGYFLWVEFAEGFDTLALHRQAAALGISIAPGPIFSPSRQFRHCIRLNYGSPWGEAHQKGMAMLGELAKALYGQG
- a CDS encoding acetaldehyde dehydrogenase (acetylating), producing MNRKIKAAVIGSGNIGTDLMIKLLRHGRHVEIAAMVGIDAASDGLARAQRLGVATTHDGVEGLARLPGFDDIHIVFDATSASAHVRNDAFLRGIKPGIRCIDLTPAAIGPYCVPVVNLAAQLDRPNVNMVTCGGQATIPVVAAVSRIAKVHYAEIVASISSKSAGPGTRANIDEFTETTSRALEVVGGATKGKAIIVLNPAEPPLIMRDTVYVLSEPADPGRIRDAIETMVAAVNAYVPGYRLKQAIQFELIPADAPLNVPGLGQRSGLKISVFLEVKGAAHYLPAYAGNLDIMTSAAMATAERIAQSIIQG